One window of the Methanocaldococcus vulcanius M7 genome contains the following:
- a CDS encoding C1 family peptidase, whose translation MKKVISILLILLTTISLFSYSFGEVTKYRTGGCIYIPFKDVQKIHPNLYKKVDNKTLIELLAKSPNPKLLKATTTLPTCVINTQYLPPVGNQGLQGSCNAWASTYYVWTYMVNWFNNNPNPSAYDEIFSPAFVYNHINDGSDSGSYLEDAQYLIATMGACHWTTMPYNYSDYSSWGSTGAYLEAMKYRSIGYGPIYVIDLSSDEGLSQLKQLLADGYVVETGINVYSNFEYFNSTNDTYAVNQSHGSYLGGHAVTIIGYNDSLPTPDGYGAFRLVNSWGTWWGDKGYFWMTYNATKNLSICQGYAFVFVPKQQPYKPELIALVKINHSRRGDIIKGKLNEYGDIEEPGGIELGVGNPASPLWNQRFLDFIIGYYSDDNYQAHPFPDGYMAFDLTDSLTNVSQAISSQNITIYIKLEDKIINNITGKLEGFKILINATNYTEEINASGLPKDIPEGSYLIVNVSVPVVDYGKLTPKNNATLSQNWTIIDVESLINISNAVLELNGINHTMNKISPTYFIYNITGNGNYTYRVYINYSNGNIVALPLRTVVLDTIPPTISIIQPLNNSNCGKFIEVKADVTDNMGVDKVIAELISSGSVVNTTTLQGNQSNGVYFGELSAPKDGLYNITIIANDTSGNKNNNTVYNISVDTIPPTISINYPQNVTYDHNITLINVTVTDNTAVNTVIADVDGINHTMTLQNGYYITNVNIGDGHHTITIIANDTSGNVANKSISFTVDTIPPTISIIQPLNNSNCGKFIEVKADVTDNMGVDKVIAELISSGSVVNTTTLQGNQSNGVYFGELSAPKDGLYNITIIANDTSGNKNNNTVYNISVDTIPPTISINYPQNVTYDHNITLINVTVTDNTAVNTVIADVDGINHTMTLQNGYYITNVNIGDGHHTITIIANDTSGNVANKSISFTVDTIPPTITSSFTTLTTNTIVKTKNMPQYSSSPSTSNDLIINTVITSGHSHNYLGVNKDIKSLEISRITYISKLIVGSEVDADLSAKELKDTYDLINKPLEITDDTILVGGPVANPLTKKYMDKFPVRITNDYPGKNRGVIEAITLRVKVDENIYRDVTVVLLAGSDRWGTKAAVEYFKQLDDIPKEPIFVEWKDGKAVKIEKP comes from the coding sequence ATGAAAAAGGTTATTTCTATCCTATTAATATTATTGACAACAATTTCATTATTTAGTTATTCTTTTGGAGAAGTGACAAAATACCGAACTGGTGGGTGTATATACATACCTTTTAAAGACGTCCAAAAAATTCATCCAAATCTATACAAAAAAGTAGACAACAAAACATTAATAGAATTATTAGCTAAATCTCCAAATCCAAAATTATTAAAAGCTACTACAACTCTTCCTACTTGTGTAATAAATACTCAATATTTACCACCTGTAGGTAATCAAGGACTGCAGGGTTCTTGCAATGCATGGGCATCTACATACTATGTTTGGACATACATGGTTAATTGGTTCAACAACAATCCAAATCCTTCAGCTTATGATGAAATATTCAGCCCTGCATTTGTCTATAATCATATAAATGATGGTTCTGATAGTGGAAGTTATCTTGAAGATGCACAGTATCTAATAGCAACAATGGGGGCTTGTCATTGGACTACAATGCCTTATAATTACAGTGATTATTCATCTTGGGGTTCTACAGGCGCATACTTAGAAGCTATGAAATATAGGAGCATTGGATACGGCCCTATATATGTCATAGATTTAAGTAGTGATGAGGGGCTAAGTCAACTAAAACAGTTATTGGCAGATGGATATGTTGTTGAAACTGGAATTAATGTATATTCCAACTTTGAATATTTTAATTCAACAAATGATACATATGCAGTAAATCAAAGTCATGGTTCCTATTTAGGAGGACATGCAGTAACAATAATTGGTTATAACGACTCTCTTCCAACTCCTGATGGTTATGGAGCATTTAGGTTAGTGAATTCTTGGGGAACTTGGTGGGGAGATAAGGGATATTTCTGGATGACATACAATGCAACGAAAAATCTTTCAATTTGTCAAGGATATGCATTCGTATTTGTTCCAAAACAACAACCATATAAACCTGAGCTAATCGCATTGGTAAAGATTAACCATAGTAGAAGAGGAGATATTATAAAAGGAAAGTTAAACGAATATGGGGATATAGAAGAACCAGGAGGAATTGAATTAGGCGTAGGAAATCCAGCTTCACCACTATGGAATCAGAGATTTTTAGATTTTATAATAGGATACTACTCAGATGATAACTATCAAGCACATCCATTCCCAGATGGATATATGGCATTTGATTTAACAGATTCTTTGACAAATGTTTCACAAGCCATTAGTTCGCAAAATATAACAATATACATAAAATTGGAAGATAAAATTATCAACAACATTACTGGAAAACTTGAAGGATTTAAAATTTTAATAAATGCAACTAATTACACAGAAGAAATCAATGCTTCTGGACTTCCTAAAGATATTCCAGAAGGTTCATATCTAATTGTAAATGTGTCAGTTCCTGTAGTTGATTATGGAAAATTAACACCAAAAAATAATGCAACATTGTCCCAAAATTGGACAATAATCGATGTAGAAAGTTTAATAAACATTAGTAATGCAGTCCTTGAATTGAATGGTATTAACCATACTATGAATAAAATTAGCCCAACATATTTCATTTATAATATCACAGGAAATGGAAACTATACATATAGGGTTTATATCAACTACTCTAATGGGAATATAGTAGCTTTACCTTTAAGGACAGTCGTTTTGGATACAATTCCACCAACGATAAGTATAATACAGCCGCTAAATAACAGTAACTGTGGAAAATTCATCGAAGTTAAGGCAGACGTTACAGATAATATGGGAGTAGATAAAGTAATCGCAGAGCTAATAAGCTCTGGAAGTGTTGTGAATACAACCACGTTGCAAGGAAACCAATCCAACGGAGTATATTTTGGAGAACTATCAGCTCCAAAAGATGGATTGTATAATATAACAATTATAGCAAACGATACATCAGGAAATAAAAACAACAATACTGTATATAATATATCTGTGGATACAATTCCACCAACGATAAGTATAAATTATCCTCAAAACGTCACGTATGATCACAACATAACCTTGATAAATGTAACAGTAACAGACAATACTGCTGTGAATACAGTCATTGCTGACGTGGATGGAATTAATCATACCATGACATTACAAAACGGTTATTACATTACAAACGTAAACATCGGTGATGGACATCACACTATAACAATTATAGCAAACGATACTTCTGGAAACGTGGCCAATAAATCAATATCGTTCACAGTGGATACAATTCCACCAACGATAAGTATAATACAGCCGCTAAATAACAGTAACTGTGGAAAATTCATCGAAGTTAAGGCAGACGTTACAGATAATATGGGAGTAGATAAAGTAATCGCAGAGCTAATAAGCTCTGGAAGTGTTGTGAATACAACCACGTTGCAAGGAAACCAATCCAACGGAGTATATTTTGGAGAACTATCAGCTCCAAAAGATGGATTGTATAATATAACAATTATAGCAAACGATACATCAGGAAATAAAAACAACAATACTGTATATAATATATCTGTGGATACAATTCCACCAACGATAAGTATAAATTATCCTCAAAACGTCACGTATGATCACAACATAACCTTGATAAATGTAACAGTAACAGACAATACTGCTGTGAATACAGTCATTGCTGACGTGGATGGAATTAATCATACCATGACATTACAAAACGGTTATTACATTACAAACGTAAACATCGGTGATGGACATCACACTATAACAATTATAGCAAACGATACTTCTGGAAACGTGGCCAATAAATCAATATCGTTCACAGTGGATACAATTCCACCAACGATAACCTCATCTTTCACTACACTGACAACAAACACCATAGTGAAAACTAAAAACATGCCTCAGTATTCTTCTTCTCCATCAACATCTAATGATCTAATAATAAATACTGTGATAACTTCAGGACATTCTCATAACTATTTAGGGGTTAATAAAGATATTAAATCCTTAGAAATCAGTAGAATAACTTATATTTCAAAACTAATAGTTGGTTCAGAAGTAGATGCTGATTTATCGGCTAAGGAGTTAAAGGATACTTATGATTTAATCAACAAACCGTTAGAGATAACTGATGATACCATATTAGTTGGAGGTCCAGTGGCTAATCCGTTAACTAAGAAGTATATGGATAAATTCCCAGTTAGGATAACCAATGACTACCCAGGTAAGAATAGGGGAGTTATTGAGGCAATTACTTTGAGGGTTAAAGTTGATGAAAATATCTATAGGGATGTAACGGTAGTTCTCTTGGCAGGTTCTGATAGATGGGGAACTAAGGCAGCGGTAGAATACTTCAAACAATTAGACGACATTCCAAAAGAACCAATATTCGTAGAATGGAAAGATGGGAAAGCAGTAAAAATAGAAAAGCCATAA
- the nifH gene encoding nitrogenase iron protein has translation MRKFCIYGKGGIGKSTTVSNIAAALAEDKKKVLVIGCDPKADTTRNLVGKKIPTVLDVFRKKGAENITLEDIIFQGFGGVYCVESGGPEPGVGCAGRGVITAVDILNKLDAFEIINPDVVIYDILGDVVCGGFAMPLQKHLADDVYIVTTCDPMAIYAANNICKGIRRYANRGKIALGGIIYNGRSVIDAPEIVENFAEKIGTKVIGKIPMSDLITRAEIYKKTVIEYAPDSEVAENFRKLANAIYKNKNRIIPNPLTEEELDKISEKIDSLIKQNL, from the coding sequence ATGAGAAAATTTTGTATTTATGGGAAAGGAGGTATTGGAAAATCCACAACTGTGAGTAATATAGCAGCAGCGTTGGCAGAAGATAAAAAGAAGGTCTTGGTTATTGGTTGTGATCCCAAGGCAGATACAACAAGAAATTTAGTTGGGAAAAAAATTCCAACGGTTTTAGATGTTTTTAGAAAAAAAGGAGCAGAAAATATAACATTAGAGGATATTATCTTTCAGGGCTTTGGAGGCGTTTATTGTGTTGAAAGTGGAGGACCTGAGCCAGGAGTCGGGTGTGCTGGAAGGGGAGTTATTACCGCAGTAGATATATTAAATAAATTAGATGCATTTGAAATAATAAATCCAGATGTTGTGATTTATGATATTTTGGGAGATGTTGTATGCGGAGGATTTGCAATGCCCTTACAGAAACACTTAGCCGATGATGTTTATATTGTAACAACATGCGATCCAATGGCAATATACGCGGCTAATAATATATGCAAAGGAATAAGAAGATATGCGAATAGAGGAAAAATAGCATTAGGAGGAATTATTTACAATGGAAGAAGTGTTATAGATGCCCCTGAGATCGTTGAGAATTTTGCTGAAAAAATCGGAACCAAAGTTATTGGAAAAATACCAATGAGCGATCTTATCACAAGAGCAGAGATCTATAAAAAGACCGTTATTGAATACGCTCCCGATAGTGAAGTTGCAGAGAATTTTAGGAAACTCGCAAATGCAATTTATAAAAATAAAAATAGAATTATTCCAAATCCACTAACAGAAGAAGAATTAGATAAAATTTCTGAAAAGATCGACAGTTTAATAAAGCAAAACTTATAA
- the hisB gene encoding imidazoleglycerol-phosphate dehydratase HisB, producing MRIFEVMRETRETNIYLKINIDGTGKYKIDTGIPFFDHLLASFAKHGCFDLIIKARGDLEVDDHHTVEDVGICLGLALNQLEKKNIFRFGWAIIPMDDARATVAIDLGGRSYCVGDYKPEREVVGNLSTENINHFFESVASYGMLNIHYEVKGKNEHHKVEALFKAFGVALDLATKIDERKGITSTKGEVKL from the coding sequence ATGAGAATTTTTGAAGTAATGAGGGAGACAAGAGAAACAAATATTTATTTAAAGATAAACATTGATGGAACTGGGAAGTATAAAATAGATACTGGGATACCATTTTTTGACCATTTATTGGCATCTTTTGCAAAACATGGGTGTTTTGATTTGATAATTAAAGCGAGAGGAGATTTGGAGGTAGACGATCACCACACAGTTGAAGATGTGGGAATATGTTTAGGTTTAGCTTTAAATCAGTTAGAGAAGAAAAATATTTTTAGATTTGGATGGGCAATAATTCCAATGGATGACGCAAGAGCTACTGTTGCAATCGATTTGGGAGGAAGGAGTTATTGTGTAGGGGATTATAAGCCAGAGAGAGAAGTTGTCGGGAATTTATCAACTGAGAATATAAATCACTTTTTTGAATCAGTAGCAAGTTATGGAATGTTAAACATACATTACGAAGTTAAAGGAAAGAACGAGCATCATAAAGTAGAGGCACTATTTAAAGCGTTTGGAGTGGCTTTGGATCTTGCTACAAAGATCGATGAGAGGAAAGGAATTACAAGCACTAAGGGAGAAGTTAAGCTATAA
- a CDS encoding RNA-binding domain-containing protein, translating into MKVVIKSKVKPTEDKNKVKKAILNIFPTSKLKFEEDRWEGYSTDIDNFKKLLRSQAILDAARNVLENGMSEMSTKFYLNKQAAYVGAVNFDIDTHGGIFVKIIADSCEDIEKIIKEIAPRTKGGVIIEEEE; encoded by the coding sequence ATGAAAGTAGTTATAAAATCAAAAGTTAAACCTACTGAAGATAAAAACAAGGTAAAGAAAGCAATATTGAATATATTCCCAACTTCAAAGTTAAAGTTCGAAGAAGATCGATGGGAGGGATACTCAACAGACATTGATAACTTTAAAAAGCTACTTAGAAGTCAAGCAATACTCGATGCTGCAAGAAACGTATTGGAAAATGGGATGTCTGAAATGTCTACTAAATTTTATTTAAATAAGCAAGCTGCATATGTTGGAGCAGTTAATTTTGATATTGATACGCATGGAGGAATATTTGTAAAAATAATAGCAGATAGTTGTGAGGATATTGAAAAAATAATAAAAGAGATAGCTCCAAGAACGAAAGGAGGAGTAATCATTGAAGAAGAGGAATAA
- a CDS encoding helicase HerA-like domain-containing protein gives MDKVIGYTIGETRIDELTFLAREAPKVGDYVKIKYDGSELLGMVESTIQGNLALEDILNIDHLEKIRKFEDNSSYYILGKIKVLGDVKDLNEEKALKLPRVPPKPGIPIYLAENDLLKEVFGKGHLKIGHLVTRNDVDVKLDANKLCSRHLAILAMTGMGKSNTVAVLLRELNKLKATVLVFDMHGEYRDIYCESEDLRKHIIEPKINIYKIGDEDLCDLAGVDAQATKQRPYIRKAIKEIKENHRESDFSTVNDYINAIISKLEEYKLYDNYKKDESSIQTAIFRLEDMLQFRKNIITLHYNPINDIREHCINIIPMEELDENAVDIVVSYIAKAVLDDRKKIIINKGRNFAKPVFMIFEEAHLIAPQHRKTRAKYYLSRIAREGRKFGVGLCLVSQRPKTLDAETLSQCSNLIISKLIEPTDQKHVQMASENLSEDLIKQLTSLNIGEAIILGPCIKVPAIVKVDRFDGRYGGEDLDIVKLWGESFEEETDDDFEDRIFDEDDW, from the coding sequence ATGGATAAGGTTATTGGATACACAATAGGAGAGACAAGGATAGATGAACTGACATTTTTGGCGAGAGAGGCCCCAAAAGTTGGCGACTATGTAAAAATAAAATATGACGGATCTGAATTACTTGGTATGGTGGAAAGCACAATTCAAGGAAATCTTGCATTAGAAGATATATTAAACATAGATCATTTAGAAAAAATAAGAAAGTTTGAAGATAACTCATCATACTATATACTTGGGAAAATAAAAGTTTTAGGAGATGTAAAAGACCTAAATGAAGAAAAGGCGCTTAAACTTCCAAGAGTTCCTCCAAAACCAGGAATACCAATATATTTGGCTGAAAATGATCTTTTAAAAGAGGTTTTTGGTAAAGGACACTTGAAAATTGGCCATTTAGTTACAAGAAACGATGTAGATGTAAAATTAGATGCAAATAAACTATGTTCAAGACATTTGGCTATATTGGCAATGACAGGAATGGGAAAATCAAACACAGTAGCTGTTTTACTAAGGGAATTAAATAAACTTAAAGCAACGGTCTTAGTTTTTGACATGCATGGGGAGTATAGAGATATTTACTGTGAGAGTGAAGATTTGAGAAAACACATTATTGAACCGAAAATAAACATTTATAAAATTGGAGATGAAGATCTATGCGATCTTGCAGGAGTAGATGCTCAGGCAACAAAACAAAGGCCATATATAAGAAAAGCCATTAAAGAAATCAAAGAAAATCATAGAGAGAGTGATTTTAGCACTGTAAATGATTATATAAATGCAATAATCTCGAAATTGGAGGAGTATAAGTTGTATGACAATTATAAGAAAGATGAGAGTAGTATACAAACCGCAATATTTAGATTGGAGGATATGCTACAATTTAGAAAAAATATAATAACCCTCCACTACAACCCAATAAACGACATAAGAGAACATTGCATAAATATCATACCAATGGAGGAGTTAGATGAGAATGCTGTTGATATTGTAGTTTCTTACATTGCAAAGGCAGTTTTAGACGATAGAAAAAAAATCATCATAAACAAGGGACGAAACTTTGCTAAGCCAGTGTTTATGATCTTCGAAGAGGCACATTTGATCGCTCCTCAACATAGAAAAACAAGGGCAAAATATTATTTGAGTAGAATAGCAAGAGAGGGAAGAAAATTTGGGGTTGGGTTGTGTTTGGTCTCCCAAAGGCCAAAAACGCTCGATGCTGAAACATTATCTCAATGTTCTAATCTAATAATCTCTAAACTCATTGAGCCAACAGATCAGAAGCATGTCCAAATGGCTTCGGAGAATTTAAGCGAAGATTTAATTAAACAATTAACAAGTTTGAATATTGGAGAAGCGATAATTTTAGGCCCTTGTATTAAAGTTCCTGCTATTGTTAAAGTTGATAGATTTGATGGAAGGTATGGAGGAGAGGATCTTGACATTGTAAAGTTGTGGGGAGAGAGTTTTGAGGAAGAAACAGATGATGATTTTGAAGATCGCATCTTTGATGAAGATGATTGGTAG
- the thpR gene encoding RNA 2',3'-cyclic phosphodiesterase, translating to MRLFLAIDIPSEIKEEIHKFQRQFKIKGIKLVEKENLHITVKFLGEVDEKTFRKILDMDLSIPPLKIKLKNLGVFPNPNYIRVIWIGVENSDLVKIFKDIDEKLAILGFKREKDYIPHLTIGRVKYIENKGLLKDRVEKWKDIDFGEFEVSKIKLYESTLTPSGPIYKVIKEW from the coding sequence ATGAGGTTGTTTTTAGCAATAGATATTCCAAGTGAAATAAAAGAAGAAATACATAAATTTCAGAGACAATTCAAAATAAAAGGAATAAAACTTGTAGAGAAAGAAAATTTGCATATAACTGTAAAATTTTTAGGTGAAGTTGACGAAAAAACTTTTAGAAAAATCTTAGATATGGATCTAAGTATTCCTCCTTTAAAAATAAAATTAAAAAATCTTGGAGTTTTTCCAAATCCAAATTATATTCGTGTTATATGGATTGGAGTCGAAAACAGTGATCTTGTTAAAATTTTTAAAGATATTGATGAGAAATTAGCAATATTGGGTTTTAAAAGAGAGAAGGATTATATTCCTCATCTAACTATTGGTAGGGTTAAATATATAGAAAATAAGGGTTTATTGAAAGATAGAGTTGAAAAATGGAAAGATATTGATTTTGGAGAGTTCGAGGTGTCAAAGATAAAGTTGTATGAATCAACGTTAACACCAAGTGGGCCGATTTATAAAGTAATAAAGGAGTGGTGA
- a CDS encoding Trm112 family protein — protein sequence MIHYLYKKEGIFIGVDAKNKKSICWIKNYIDILQCPYCGGDLLLEDKTNKAIICKKCKRSYEIVDGIPILLRY from the coding sequence ATAATACATTACCTATATAAGAAAGAGGGGATCTTTATCGGTGTTGATGCTAAAAACAAAAAAAGCATATGTTGGATTAAAAATTATATAGATATATTACAATGCCCTTACTGTGGAGGAGACCTTCTCTTAGAAGATAAAACAAATAAAGCAATTATATGTAAAAAATGTAAGCGATCCTATGAGATAGTGGATGGAATTCCGATACTTCTAAGATATTGA
- a CDS encoding class II glutamine amidotransferase yields MCGIIGFMSRKKRMIKGDKIALALDSLKERGNGKGSGYVGYGIYPTKYKDCYAFHILIDNTPKFEKIKVEVENVLEQYGTIVKDEEIPTEDGIIEKIHIPWRYFYEVDEKFADREEDVVVDIVMEINDKIDGAFVISSGKDLGVFKAVGWPNEVAEFYKIDKYEGYMWLAHARYPTNTRAWWGGAHPFNLLNWSVVHNGEITSYGTNKRFVEMFGYKCRLLTDTEVVAYILDLLMRKHRVPVEYALSALAPRFWDEIDKMSEEEKELHTAIRLAYGGAMLNGPFAIAVGTPHGLIFMNGDIEKDTTMFGLTDRIKLRPLIAAEKDDMIFISSEESAIRRICPDLDRVWMPDAGMPVIARPWK; encoded by the coding sequence ATGTGTGGTATTATCGGTTTTATGAGTAGAAAAAAAAGAATGATAAAAGGAGACAAGATAGCATTAGCATTAGATAGCTTAAAAGAGAGAGGAAACGGAAAAGGTTCTGGTTATGTAGGTTATGGGATATATCCAACAAAGTATAAGGATTGCTACGCTTTCCATATTTTAATTGACAATACACCAAAATTTGAAAAGATAAAGGTAGAAGTTGAAAATGTCTTAGAGCAATATGGAACAATTGTTAAAGATGAAGAGATACCAACAGAAGACGGAATAATAGAAAAGATTCACATACCTTGGAGATACTTTTATGAAGTTGATGAAAAATTTGCTGATAGGGAAGAAGATGTTGTTGTAGATATAGTTATGGAGATCAATGACAAAATAGACGGAGCTTTCGTTATTTCAAGTGGTAAGGATTTAGGTGTCTTTAAAGCAGTTGGATGGCCGAATGAGGTTGCTGAATTTTACAAGATAGATAAATATGAGGGCTATATGTGGTTAGCCCATGCAAGATACCCCACAAACACAAGAGCGTGGTGGGGAGGAGCTCACCCATTCAACTTATTAAATTGGAGTGTTGTTCATAACGGAGAGATAACAAGCTATGGAACAAACAAAAGATTTGTTGAAATGTTTGGTTATAAGTGTAGATTACTAACAGATACCGAAGTTGTTGCTTATATATTGGACTTATTAATGAGAAAACATAGAGTTCCAGTTGAATATGCATTATCTGCATTAGCCCCAAGATTTTGGGATGAAATTGATAAGATGTCAGAGGAAGAGAAAGAATTGCACACAGCGATACGACTGGCTTATGGAGGAGCTATGCTAAATGGACCTTTCGCGATAGCAGTAGGAACACCACACGGATTAATATTTATGAACGGAGATATTGAGAAAGATACAACAATGTTCGGTTTAACAGATAGAATTAAGTTAAGACCATTAATTGCAGCTGAAAAGGACGATATGATATTTATTTCAAGTGAAGAATCAGCTATAAGAAGAATTTGTCCCGACTTAGATAGGGTCTGGATGCCTGATGCTGGAATGCCAGTTATAGCAAGACCATGGAAATGA
- a CDS encoding glutamate synthase-related protein, translating into MIPSYVPPKYRVEVDPNRCMLCERCTIECSWGVHRRDGERIISYSNRCGACHRCVVMCPRDAITIKENAISWRSHPLWDVDARVDIYNQAKTGCILLSGMGNAKEHPIYFDKIVLDACQVTNPSIDPLREPMELRTYIGKKPKQLEFDFVEEEIDGKKIKKAKLKTKIAPNLKLDTPIMIAHMSYGALSLNAHLSFAKAVKECGTFMGTGEGGLPKPLYPYADHIITQVASGRFGVNEEYLMKGSAIEIKIGQGAKPGIGGHLPGEKVTAEISATRMIPEGTDAISPAPHHDIYSIEDLAQLVRSLKEATRWKKPVFVKIAAVHNAPAIAVGIATSDADAVVIDGYKGGTGAAPKVFRDHVGIPIEMAIAAVDQRLREEGLRNEISVIASGGIRCSADVFKAIALGADAVYIGTAAMVALGCRVCGRCYTGLCAWGIATQRPELVKRLDPEVGARRVANLIKAWTHEIKELLGAAGINSIESLRGNRDRLRGVGLNEKELEVLGIKAAGE; encoded by the coding sequence ATGATTCCCAGCTACGTGCCACCTAAGTATAGGGTTGAGGTAGATCCAAACAGATGTATGCTATGTGAAAGATGCACAATAGAGTGTTCTTGGGGAGTTCATAGAAGAGATGGGGAACGAATTATAAGTTATTCGAACAGATGCGGTGCCTGCCACAGATGTGTTGTAATGTGTCCAAGGGATGCGATAACAATTAAAGAAAATGCAATATCTTGGAGATCTCATCCATTATGGGATGTAGATGCAAGGGTTGATATATACAACCAAGCAAAAACCGGCTGTATTTTATTGAGTGGAATGGGTAATGCCAAAGAACATCCAATCTATTTTGATAAGATTGTTTTAGATGCCTGCCAAGTTACAAATCCATCCATCGATCCTCTAAGAGAGCCAATGGAATTAAGAACCTATATTGGTAAAAAACCAAAACAGTTGGAATTTGATTTTGTTGAAGAAGAAATCGATGGTAAAAAGATTAAAAAAGCCAAGTTAAAAACAAAAATAGCACCAAACTTAAAGTTAGACACGCCAATAATGATTGCCCATATGTCCTATGGTGCTTTATCTTTAAACGCTCACTTATCATTTGCTAAGGCAGTTAAAGAATGTGGGACATTCATGGGAACTGGAGAGGGAGGATTACCAAAACCTCTCTACCCTTATGCAGATCACATAATTACCCAAGTTGCAAGTGGAAGGTTTGGAGTTAATGAAGAATACTTAATGAAAGGTTCTGCAATAGAGATTAAAATAGGGCAGGGAGCTAAGCCGGGAATTGGAGGACACTTACCAGGAGAGAAGGTTACCGCAGAGATTTCAGCAACAAGAATGATCCCTGAGGGAACTGATGCTATATCTCCAGCTCCTCATCATGATATTTACTCAATTGAAGATCTGGCTCAATTGGTTAGAAGTTTAAAGGAAGCAACAAGATGGAAAAAACCTGTCTTTGTTAAAATTGCAGCAGTGCATAACGCTCCAGCCATTGCCGTTGGAATAGCAACAAGTGATGCTGATGCAGTTGTTATTGATGGATATAAAGGAGGAACAGGAGCAGCTCCAAAAGTATTCAGAGACCATGTTGGAATTCCAATAGAGATGGCTATTGCAGCAGTAGATCAAAGATTGAGAGAAGAAGGTTTAAGAAATGAAATTAGTGTTATAGCAAGTGGAGGAATTAGATGTTCAGCAGATGTATTTAAGGCAATTGCATTGGGAGCTGATGCTGTCTATATTGGAACTGCTGCGATGGTTGCTCTTGGTTGTAGGGTCTGTGGAAGATGTTATACTGGATTATGTGCTTGGGGTATAGCAACACAGAGGCCAGAGTTGGTTAAAAGATTAGATCCAGAGGTTGGAGCAAGAAGAGTAGCAAACTTAATAAAAGCATGGACTCATGAGATTAAAGAACTCTTAGGAGCTGCTGGAATCAATTCAATTGAAAGTTTAAGAGGAAATAGAGATAGGTTAAGAGGAGTTGGATTAAATGAGAAAGAACTTGAAGTTTTAGGAATAAAGGCAGCTGGGGAGTAA